In the Nilaparvata lugens isolate BPH chromosome 9, ASM1435652v1, whole genome shotgun sequence genome, one interval contains:
- the LOC120352969 gene encoding uncharacterized protein LOC120352969, translated as MTSQQSPSRASAANQKAGGVANQLLTNAVPTAEMRPRLQQRPYFDLPAGNVSCVVGQTVTLLCRVRHVGDRTERITTSQTDYSGSFHSFFVLAFLLPGERSEPDG; from the exons ATGACGTCACAGCAATCGCCTTCAAGAGCATCAGCAGCCAATCAGAAGGCAGGGGGCGTGGCCAACCAGCTACTGACCAATGCAGTGCCGACCGCTGAGATGAGGCCACGCCTACAGCAGAGGCCTTATTTCGATTTGCCGGCTGGGAATGTGTCATGCGTCGTCGGACAGACAGTCACACTCCTGTGTCGCGTCAGACATGTCGGCGACAGAACA GAGAGAATAACTACCTCCCAGACCGATTACTCCGGATCATTCCACTCTTTCTTTGTATTGGCCTTCCTGCTCCcgggcgagcgaagcgagcctgacggctag